One part of the Acidimicrobiales bacterium genome encodes these proteins:
- a CDS encoding WhiB family transcriptional regulator: MIAASVRAETAWMAQAACKGRTVDMFPSDDASVIVAKRVCAECTVRRQCGDFAVAHNEQHGVWGGMSERERARIGVAGRPGVPHGLYTRYKRGCPPLVDQPVPVVTSRRCAGCGEPLTRSDGGISRWAHASGGFADGQVGADGHIARPEAG, from the coding sequence GTGATCGCGGCGAGCGTTCGCGCCGAGACGGCGTGGATGGCGCAGGCGGCATGCAAGGGCCGGACCGTGGACATGTTCCCGTCCGACGATGCGAGCGTGATCGTCGCCAAGCGGGTGTGCGCGGAGTGCACGGTCCGCCGACAGTGCGGCGACTTCGCCGTGGCACACAACGAGCAGCATGGCGTGTGGGGCGGCATGAGCGAGCGGGAGCGGGCGAGGATCGGCGTCGCCGGCCGACCCGGCGTGCCACATGGCCTGTATACCCGGTACAAGCGTGGGTGCCCTCCGCTGGTCGACCAGCCAGTCCCGGTGGTCACCAGCCGACGTTGCGCTGGCTGCGGGGAGCCGCTGACCCGCTCCGACGGCGGAATCAGCAGGTGGGCGCACGCCTCCGGCGGGTTCGCCGATGGCCAGGTCGGCGCCGACGGCCACATCGCCAGACCCGAGGCCGGCTGA
- a CDS encoding DUF1360 domain-containing protein gives MTWLDALLGALAVYRATRLVTEDTIWEGTRDRVVAWSERDGRAATLRVKVGDLITCPWCASMWVAGLAVGSWWVLPVAVWRSGAAVLAASAVAGLVAAWEQR, from the coding sequence GTGACCTGGCTCGACGCTCTCCTCGGCGCGCTCGCCGTGTACCGGGCGACCCGCCTGGTCACCGAGGACACGATCTGGGAGGGCACCCGCGACCGGGTCGTCGCCTGGTCCGAACGTGACGGCCGGGCGGCGACGCTGCGGGTGAAGGTCGGCGACCTGATCACCTGCCCGTGGTGCGCGTCGATGTGGGTCGCTGGGCTGGCGGTCGGGTCGTGGTGGGTGCTGCCGGTGGCGGTGTGGCGGTCGGGTGCGGCGGTGCTGGCGGCGTCCGCGGTGGCGGGGCTGGTCGCCGCGTGGGAGCAGCGGTGA